A single region of the Nocardioides aquaticus genome encodes:
- a CDS encoding MarR family winged helix-turn-helix transcriptional regulator, protein MTQDGVTLETSVGYVLKEASSALRAAMEEVLRPLGMTITQYATLELLSQRPGLTGSELARGTFVTRQSMNTLLQALEREGQVDRPGEAPVGKALPARLTPRGRRSLARATTAVRSVEVRMLAGLTPTEQAEALRMLRTMVRSLRDDAAPVAGDGHGDPAVGKS, encoded by the coding sequence ATGACGCAAGACGGAGTCACCCTCGAGACGTCGGTCGGCTACGTGCTGAAGGAGGCGTCGAGCGCGCTCCGCGCCGCCATGGAAGAGGTGCTGCGCCCGCTGGGGATGACCATCACGCAGTACGCGACTCTGGAGCTGCTGTCCCAGCGCCCCGGCCTGACCGGCTCCGAGCTCGCCCGGGGGACGTTCGTGACGCGCCAGTCGATGAACACGCTCCTCCAGGCCCTCGAGAGGGAGGGGCAGGTCGACCGACCCGGGGAGGCGCCCGTCGGCAAGGCGCTTCCCGCGCGCCTCACGCCGCGAGGTCGGCGGAGCCTGGCGCGCGCGACCACGGCGGTCCGGTCCGTCGAGGTCAGGATGCTGGCCGGCCTGACCCCGACCGAGCAGGCCGAGGCGCTCCGGATGCTGCGAACCATGGTCCGCTCCCTCCGGGACGATGCCGCACCCGTGGCCGGGGACGGCCACGGTGACCCTGCCGTCGGAAAGTCGTAG
- a CDS encoding AMP-binding protein has product MTTAPTTRPATQAYRAARDQLLALYGRHEQAVAEFRWPDLGPEFCWAVDWFDRVAEGNDRPALVILEQDGTRRELSYDQMRRTSNQLARWMQERGVRRGDAVIVMLGNQVELWQCMLAVMKLGAVVMPTATAAGPDDLRDRVARGGARHVVCNPADAPKLAGTADDLGRFCVGAADGWDDLTAVDGLDDADLPHPGTSPDDRLLLYFTSGTTSRPKLVEHTQVSYPVGHLTTMFWLGLRAGDVHLNISSPGWAKHAWSCFFAPWIAEATIFVHNYARFDAASLLTVLREEGVTTFCAPPTVWRMLIKADLSDGPGSLREVIGAGEPLNPEVIDQVQQRWGLTLRDGFGQTEMTAAVGNTPGSVVKPGSMGRPLPGVPVVLVDLLTGERLAGEGAEGELCLDLEGPTGRPLPLMTGYQGDPERDAEAMAGGVYHTGDIASLDADGYLTYVGRTDDVFKASDYKVSPFELESVLIEHPAVAEAAVVPAPDAVRLAVPKAYVVLAPGFEPTAETAVDILRHTRERLPAYLRIRRIEFAELPKTISGKIRRVELRAREEELAEAGTAREAGWGDDQFPELRGGAV; this is encoded by the coding sequence ATGACCACCGCCCCCACCACCCGTCCCGCCACGCAGGCCTACCGCGCCGCCCGCGACCAGCTCCTCGCCCTGTACGGACGGCACGAGCAGGCGGTCGCCGAGTTCCGCTGGCCCGACCTGGGACCCGAGTTCTGCTGGGCCGTCGACTGGTTCGACCGGGTCGCGGAGGGCAACGACCGCCCCGCGCTGGTGATCCTCGAGCAGGACGGCACCCGCCGCGAGCTCAGCTACGACCAGATGCGCCGCACCTCCAACCAGCTCGCGCGGTGGATGCAGGAGCGGGGCGTACGCCGCGGGGACGCCGTCATCGTCATGCTCGGCAACCAGGTCGAGCTGTGGCAGTGCATGCTCGCGGTGATGAAGCTCGGCGCCGTCGTCATGCCGACCGCCACGGCCGCCGGCCCGGACGACCTGCGCGACCGGGTCGCACGCGGCGGGGCCCGCCACGTCGTGTGCAACCCCGCCGACGCCCCCAAGCTGGCCGGGACCGCCGACGACCTGGGCCGCTTCTGCGTGGGCGCGGCCGACGGGTGGGACGACCTGACCGCCGTCGACGGCCTGGACGACGCCGACCTCCCGCACCCGGGCACCAGCCCCGACGACCGGCTGCTCCTCTACTTCACCAGCGGCACGACGAGCCGCCCGAAGCTGGTCGAGCACACCCAGGTGTCCTACCCGGTCGGCCACCTGACCACGATGTTCTGGCTCGGGCTCCGCGCCGGCGACGTCCACCTGAACATCTCCTCGCCCGGCTGGGCCAAGCACGCGTGGTCCTGCTTCTTCGCGCCGTGGATCGCCGAGGCGACGATCTTCGTGCACAACTACGCCCGCTTCGACGCGGCCTCGTTGCTCACCGTGCTGCGCGAGGAGGGCGTCACCACGTTCTGCGCCCCGCCCACGGTGTGGCGGATGCTGATCAAGGCCGACCTCTCCGACGGCCCGGGGTCGCTGCGCGAGGTGATCGGCGCCGGGGAGCCGCTCAACCCCGAGGTGATCGACCAGGTGCAGCAGCGCTGGGGGCTGACCCTGCGCGACGGGTTCGGCCAGACCGAGATGACCGCCGCGGTCGGCAACACGCCGGGCTCGGTGGTCAAGCCGGGCTCGATGGGACGCCCGCTGCCGGGCGTACCGGTCGTGCTCGTCGACCTGCTGACCGGGGAACGCCTCGCGGGCGAGGGCGCCGAGGGCGAGCTCTGCCTGGACCTGGAGGGCCCGACCGGCCGGCCGCTGCCGCTGATGACCGGCTACCAGGGCGACCCCGAGCGGGACGCCGAGGCGATGGCCGGCGGCGTCTACCACACCGGCGACATCGCCTCCCTGGACGCGGACGGCTACCTGACCTACGTCGGTCGCACCGACGACGTGTTCAAGGCCTCCGACTACAAGGTCAGCCCGTTCGAGCTGGAGAGCGTGCTGATCGAGCACCCGGCGGTCGCCGAGGCCGCGGTCGTGCCGGCGCCCGACGCCGTACGCCTGGCCGTCCCCAAGGCCTACGTCGTCCTCGCCCCGGGCTTCGAGCCCACCGCGGAGACGGCGGTCGACATCCTGCGGCACACCCGTGAGCGGCTGCCGGCCTACCTGCGGATCCGCCGGATCGAGTTCGCCGAGCTGCCCAAGACCATCTCGGGCAAGATCCGCCGCGTCGAGCTGCGCGCCCGGGAGGAGGAGCTGGCCGAGGCCGGCACCGCCCGGGAGGCCGGCTGGGGCGACGACCAGTTCCCCGAGCTGCGCGGCGGCGCCGTCTAG
- the katG gene encoding catalase/peroxidase HPI, translating into MTQYTEYDDVLEGACPFGGNKVGGAQTSRPTLQDWYPDRLRVEQLHRDGAAANPLRDLDYPAAFATIDLDELKADIKKLLTTSVSWWPSDYGNYAPQMIRMSWHSAGTYRIADGRGGAGEAMQRFAPISSWWDNGNTDKSRRLLSPIKQKYGNRLSWADLIVLTGNCSLEVMGFPTFGFGGGRRDAWEPDDAVYWGPEYIDNMNPPSGDAMVMRDQRWTGEPGSDDYELEQPLAASHSALIYVNPEGPEGNGDPAASAVDIRITFGRMAMNDEETVALIAGGHAFGKSHGQVSPDRIGVPPDVAPMESMGLGWHNPQGKGNAEDTMTNGIEGSWTPNPTTWDNDYLENLFRFEWEQTESPAGALQWKPTDATAPTTPDAHLEGVEHPLMMMTSDIALKVDPVYRAICERFLADFDYFTDQFSRAWYKLTHRDMGPKDRYLGPEVAAEDLPWQDPLPKAEHPVVGDAGIAKLKQAVLDSGVSVSDLAFTAFSSAITYRDTDKRGGANGARLALAPQKDWPVNARTVPVLDALRRVRADFNSGAEQVSLADLIVLGGCVAVEQAAAAAGEPVTVPFTPGRVDATDEQTDVPTFEWLAPAVDGFRSYQMDDWATVAPAVSPEQMFLDKAALLRLSAPEWTVLTGGLRVLGCNHDGSADGVFTDRVGVLTNDFFTTLTSTDYEWTKQDEAGTAFTLDDRETGAPAYSASRHDLVFGANQQLRAVAEVYAASDGHALFVRDFVAVWDKLMMADRYDVKNT; encoded by the coding sequence ATGACCCAGTACACCGAGTACGACGACGTCCTCGAGGGGGCGTGCCCCTTCGGCGGGAACAAGGTCGGCGGCGCCCAGACCTCCCGCCCCACGCTGCAGGACTGGTACCCCGACCGCCTCCGCGTCGAGCAGCTGCACCGTGACGGCGCGGCCGCGAACCCGCTGCGCGACCTGGACTACCCCGCCGCCTTCGCGACCATCGACCTCGACGAGCTCAAGGCCGACATCAAGAAGCTGCTGACGACCTCGGTGTCGTGGTGGCCCTCGGACTACGGCAACTACGCCCCGCAGATGATCCGGATGTCCTGGCACTCCGCTGGCACCTACCGGATCGCCGACGGTCGCGGCGGCGCCGGCGAGGCGATGCAGCGCTTCGCCCCGATCAGCAGCTGGTGGGACAACGGCAACACCGACAAGTCGCGTCGCCTGCTGTCCCCGATCAAGCAGAAGTACGGCAACCGCCTGTCGTGGGCCGACCTGATCGTGCTGACCGGCAACTGCTCGCTGGAGGTGATGGGCTTCCCGACCTTCGGCTTCGGCGGCGGGCGCCGCGACGCCTGGGAGCCCGACGACGCCGTGTACTGGGGTCCCGAGTACATCGACAACATGAACCCGCCGTCCGGCGACGCCATGGTGATGCGCGACCAGCGCTGGACCGGCGAGCCCGGCAGCGACGACTACGAGCTCGAGCAGCCGCTCGCGGCGTCCCACTCGGCCCTCATCTACGTCAACCCCGAGGGTCCCGAGGGCAACGGCGACCCGGCCGCCTCGGCGGTCGACATCCGGATCACCTTCGGCCGGATGGCGATGAACGACGAGGAGACGGTCGCGCTGATCGCCGGCGGGCACGCCTTCGGCAAGAGCCACGGCCAGGTCTCCCCGGACCGGATCGGCGTCCCGCCGGACGTCGCGCCGATGGAGTCGATGGGCCTGGGCTGGCACAACCCGCAGGGCAAGGGCAACGCCGAGGACACGATGACCAACGGCATCGAGGGCTCCTGGACGCCGAACCCGACCACCTGGGACAACGACTACCTCGAGAACCTCTTCCGCTTCGAGTGGGAGCAGACCGAGAGCCCGGCCGGCGCGCTGCAGTGGAAGCCGACCGACGCCACCGCCCCGACCACGCCGGACGCGCACCTCGAGGGCGTCGAGCACCCGCTGATGATGATGACCAGCGACATCGCGCTCAAGGTGGACCCGGTCTACCGGGCGATCTGCGAGCGGTTCCTGGCCGACTTCGACTACTTCACCGACCAGTTCTCGCGCGCCTGGTACAAGCTCACGCACCGCGACATGGGTCCGAAGGACCGCTACCTCGGCCCCGAGGTCGCCGCCGAGGACCTGCCCTGGCAGGACCCGCTGCCGAAGGCCGAGCACCCCGTCGTCGGCGACGCCGGGATCGCGAAGCTCAAGCAGGCGGTGCTGGACTCCGGCGTCTCGGTCTCCGACCTGGCCTTCACCGCCTTCTCCTCGGCGATCACCTACCGCGACACCGACAAGCGCGGCGGCGCCAACGGCGCCCGCCTCGCGCTGGCGCCGCAGAAGGACTGGCCGGTCAACGCCCGTACGGTGCCCGTGCTCGACGCCCTGCGGCGGGTGCGGGCCGACTTCAACAGCGGCGCGGAGCAGGTCAGCCTCGCCGACCTGATCGTCCTCGGGGGCTGCGTGGCGGTCGAGCAGGCCGCCGCGGCGGCCGGCGAGCCGGTCACCGTGCCCTTCACCCCGGGCCGGGTCGACGCGACCGACGAGCAGACCGACGTACCGACGTTCGAGTGGCTCGCGCCGGCCGTCGACGGGTTCCGCAGCTACCAGATGGACGACTGGGCCACCGTGGCCCCGGCGGTGTCGCCGGAGCAGATGTTCCTCGACAAGGCCGCGCTGCTGAGGCTGAGCGCACCGGAGTGGACCGTTCTCACCGGCGGGCTGCGCGTGCTGGGCTGCAACCACGACGGCTCCGCCGACGGGGTCTTCACCGACCGCGTCGGGGTGCTCACCAACGACTTCTTCACGACGTTGACCAGCACCGACTACGAGTGGACGAAGCAGGACGAGGCCGGCACCGCGTTCACCCTCGACGACCGCGAGACCGGCGCGCCGGCCTACTCGGCCAGCCGCCACGACCTGGTGTTCGGCGCCAACCAGCAGCTGCGCGCCGTGGCCGAGGTGTACGCCGCCAGCGACGGGCACGCGTTGTTCGTCCGGGACTTCGTGGCGGTGTGGGACAAGCTCATGATGGCCGACCGGTACGACGTCAAGAACACCTGA
- a CDS encoding VOC family protein: protein MPVTGPDFVSLQVRDRAVSQAFYEQYLGLARSDGPPHAVVFDTSPVAFALRDVVLGTDLASVAQPGIGAAIWLHATDVQAIHDALVADGHAVVAAPVDGPFGRTFTFADPDGYQITLHDRA from the coding sequence ATGCCCGTCACCGGCCCCGACTTCGTCTCCCTGCAGGTGCGTGACCGCGCGGTCTCGCAGGCGTTCTACGAGCAGTACCTCGGGCTGGCCCGCTCGGACGGACCTCCGCACGCCGTCGTCTTCGACACGAGCCCCGTCGCGTTCGCGCTGCGCGACGTCGTCCTCGGCACCGACCTCGCCTCCGTCGCCCAGCCCGGGATCGGCGCGGCGATCTGGCTGCACGCCACCGACGTCCAGGCCATCCACGACGCGCTCGTCGCCGACGGCCACGCCGTCGTCGCCGCTCCTGTCGACGGTCCGTTCGGCCGGACCTTCACCTTCGCCGACCCCGACGGCTACCAGATCACGCTCCACGACCGCGCCTGA
- a CDS encoding ABC transporter substrate-binding protein — protein MKTRRLLATAAVATLALTACSSKSTDSSGEGGAAAPGVTDDTIALGVLTDQSGPFIQLGTGTVDGHQIWADEVNAAGGICGRQIELVVRDHGYQADAGVLAYQELLPEVLGFMQILGSPVIAALDQQLIDNETTSVALSWSSFLLKNPYVVIPGTTYDVEMVNGLSYLLEQGEIAEGDTVGFVYLEGEYGENGLLGAEYFAEQHDITLEAVKVLPTDTDLRNVVTGLRGADVSAIGLTTTPSQTLSVATVAAQLGLDVPLVGNNPTFAPAILTEDTQAALENYYLVGSATPYSSDVPKAAEVATAYEELGKSEPANAGIPYGYAIGEIWGQVLEASCDDLTRSGIQDALASSTDVTTDELVADLDLTSPGSPATREVYIATADIDAEGGLTQQGDLFTSPDAESYVAPEEQ, from the coding sequence ATGAAGACCCGACGCCTACTGGCCACGGCCGCCGTCGCGACCCTGGCCCTCACGGCCTGCAGCAGCAAGAGCACCGACAGCTCCGGGGAGGGCGGTGCGGCGGCGCCCGGCGTCACCGACGACACCATCGCCCTCGGCGTGCTGACCGACCAGAGCGGGCCGTTCATCCAGCTCGGCACCGGCACCGTCGACGGCCACCAGATCTGGGCCGACGAGGTCAACGCCGCCGGCGGCATCTGCGGTCGCCAGATCGAGCTCGTGGTGCGCGACCACGGCTACCAGGCCGACGCCGGCGTGCTGGCCTACCAGGAGCTGCTGCCCGAGGTGCTCGGGTTCATGCAGATCCTGGGCTCGCCGGTCATCGCCGCGCTCGACCAGCAGCTGATCGACAACGAGACCACCTCGGTGGCGCTGTCGTGGTCCTCGTTCCTGCTCAAGAACCCGTACGTCGTCATCCCCGGCACCACCTACGACGTCGAGATGGTCAACGGCCTCTCCTACCTCCTCGAGCAGGGCGAGATCGCCGAGGGCGACACCGTCGGCTTCGTCTACCTCGAGGGCGAGTACGGCGAGAACGGGCTGCTCGGTGCGGAGTACTTCGCCGAGCAGCACGACATCACGCTCGAGGCCGTCAAGGTGCTGCCCACCGACACCGACCTGCGCAACGTCGTCACCGGCCTGCGCGGCGCGGACGTCTCGGCCATCGGCCTGACCACCACCCCGTCGCAGACCCTGTCGGTGGCCACGGTGGCCGCGCAGCTGGGCCTCGACGTCCCGCTGGTCGGCAACAACCCGACCTTCGCCCCGGCCATCCTCACCGAGGACACCCAGGCCGCCCTGGAGAACTACTACCTCGTGGGCAGCGCGACGCCGTACAGCTCCGACGTGCCCAAGGCCGCCGAGGTGGCCACCGCCTACGAGGAGCTCGGCAAGTCCGAGCCCGCGAACGCCGGCATCCCCTACGGCTACGCCATCGGGGAGATCTGGGGCCAGGTGCTCGAGGCCTCCTGCGACGACCTGACCCGCTCGGGCATCCAGGACGCCCTGGCCTCGAGCACCGACGTCACCACCGACGAGCTCGTCGCCGACCTCGACCTCACCTCCCCCGGCTCGCCGGCGACGCGCGAGGTCTACATCGCCACCGCCGACATCGACGCCGAGGGCGGCCTGACGCAGCAGGGCGACCTGTTCACCTCCCCCGACGCCGAGAGCTACGTGGCGCCCGAGGAGCAGTAG